A single Primulina eburnea isolate SZY01 chromosome 11, ASM2296580v1, whole genome shotgun sequence DNA region contains:
- the LOC140804926 gene encoding uncharacterized protein, which translates to MARKRKACAMVDDQEKINSDEANVASWDNMVQEAGAVAALGGVKHGKKRFVGVRQRPSGRWVAEIKDTIQKIRVWLGTFDTAEEAARAYDEAACLLRGANTRTNFWPRSPNSSSTPALPSKITNLLLSRLKARSNNVSNPGLNSNSSSSSSSSSMAFVDHQKQILEYTDEAGPDILESHFTDFLNDSDEDYALEHSNLITTDGYNCLSFESNMTQTESTHHRIKENESDDFLQELEMENEIQENGTASLEPMDFKFVDEIGSIEYSPFEITEEISRPMDQEDEPLMLTEAMRRMNYERKFSASLYAFNGITECLKLKMKHSLDRSDQLTRLRNACKLSQEEIKNSTVEQEKVDGEDEISGDLLNQDGELLLWNSIELAPICFVN; encoded by the coding sequence ATGGCAAGAAAAAGAAAGGCTTGTGCAATGGTGGATGATCAAGAAAAGATCAACTCCGACGAGGCGAATGTTGCCTCGTGGGACAATATGGTGCAGGAGGCAGGAGCAGTGGCTGCACTAGGTGGAGTCAAACACGGGAAGAAGCGGTTTGTGGGTGTTCGGCAGCGGCCATCAGGGCGGTGGGTGGCGGAGATAAAGGACACTATACAAAAGATTAGAGTATGGTTAGGCACATTTGACACCGCAGAGGAGGCCGCCAGGGCCTACGATGAGGCGGCATGTTTGCTTCGTGGGGCTAATACAAGAACAAATTTCTGGCCACGCTCGCCGAATTCTTCCTCCACTCCTGCTTTACCTTCAAAAATCACAAATCTTCTTCTTAGCAGGCTTAAAGCAAGAAGCAATAATGTCTCAAATCCAGGCTTGAATTCTAATTCTTCgtcttcatcatcttcttcttccATGGCTTTTGTCGATCATCAAAAACAAATATTAGAATACACGGATGAAGCAGGACCTGATATCTTAGAATCCCATTTCACGGATTTCCTTAACGATTCTGATGAAGATTATGCCCTGGAACACAGCAACTTGATTACTACTGACGGATACAATTGCTTGAGTTTCGAGTCAAACATGACACAAACTGAAAGCACCCATCATCGAATCAAGGAGAATGAATCCGATGATTTCCTGCAAGAACTGGAAATGGAAAATGAAATTCAAGAAAACGGCACTGCCAGTCTTGAACCTATGGACTTCAAATTTGTGGACGAAATAGGATCCATCGAATACTCGCCTTTCGAAATTACTGAGGAGATTTCAAGACCAATGGATCAAGAAGACGAGCCCTTGATGCTGACTGAGGCTATGAGGAGAATGAATTATGAGAGGAAATTTTCTGCTTCACTCTATGCGTTTAATGGGATAACAGAGTGCTTGAAGCTGAAGATGAAACATTCTTTGGACAGGTCTGATCAGCTCACCAGGCTTCGAAATGCCTGTAAACTGAGCCAAGAAGAGATTAAAAATAGCACAGTTGAGCAAGAAAAAGTGGATGGTGAAGATGAGATTTCCGGGGATTTGTTGAATCAAGATGGGGAACTGTTGCTGTGGAACTCGATTGAACTCGCTCCTATTTGCTTTGTTAATTAA